In one Alnus glutinosa chromosome 14, dhAlnGlut1.1, whole genome shotgun sequence genomic region, the following are encoded:
- the LOC133857288 gene encoding PLAT domain-containing protein 3-like, whose amino-acid sequence MASNSVFLSVLLFLSLTSIAKSYDEDCVYTVYARTGSILKGGTDSIIGVKLYDEYGEYVDITNLEAWGGLMRPGHNYFERGNLDIFSGRAPCLAAPICAINLTSDGSGPHHGWYCNYVEVTSTGPHISCAQQLFTVEQWLALDTSPYDLTAIRNYCPSVAQNRRERLKSSV is encoded by the exons ATGGCATCCAACAGTGTCTTCCTCTCCGTTCTgctctttctctccctcaccTCCATCGCCAAATCTTAC GACGAGGATTGCGTGTACACGGTGTACGCTAGGACCGGGTCGATCCTAAAGGGCGGGACGGACTCGATCATCGGCGTCAAGCTGTACGACGAGTACGGGGAGTACGTGGATATCACGAACCTGGAGGCCTGGGGGGGGCTCATGAGGCCTGGGCACAACTACTTCGAGAGGGGCAATCTGGACATTTTCAGCGGGAGGGCACCGTGCCTCGCCGCTCCGATCTGCGCGATCAACCTGACATCGGACGGCTCGGGGCCCCACCACGGGTGGTACTGCAACTACGTGGAGGTGACATCCACCGGGCCACACATCTCCTGCGCCCAGCAGCTCTTCACGGTGGAGCAGTGGCTCGCTCTCGATACGTCGCCGTACGATCTCACGGCTATCCGGAATTACTGCCCCTCTGTGGCTCAGAATCGTCGTGAACGCCTCAAGTCTAgtgtgtga